Part of the Candidozyma auris chromosome 4, complete sequence genome, GGCACTTCAATGTACCCAGCATCGGTGGCCGCTAACACTCTGTTAGGCACATCCTTGATACAGTACAAATAGGCCATGCTTCTGAGCACTTTTGTGTGGTAGGTCTCGAGGAAATAGGCATCCACCGAGGCCAAGCGGTCCAAGAGCCTGTCGCAAGTGCCCTGCGGGTGCTTGGTTCGAAAGCGGTGCAATACCGAGTCGCCTGCCAGCAAGTCGACCCAGTCGTCCCAGTGGAAGTAGATGCCGTCTGCAGAACCCAAGGGGTGGGAAAAGTCGGGATTGTGCCACGCCGCCAGCCGACGCTTGATATAGTCGTAAAGCGCCAGAGCAGGCGCCCGAGGCTGGAAGTTGGACCGCTGGTGCATTCTCAAGGCATCGTTGACAAGGTGGCTCTGGGGAATGGGCACAAAGAGCGTGTGTAAGATCAGCACCACAATGCAAACAGTAGCGATTGCTGATAGAAGCGCCACTCGGCGGTACCGTCTCGGGAGAGAGACAGAGACGTGGTGGTGGAAGAAGGCCTTCTCGTCCATGGTGATGCAGAAgcgatgatgatgatgatgatgatgatgatgatgatgatggaggttggaagatgaaaaagatgcaAAATGGGCAGAATATGAAGAGTTAGCACCCAGCAATGCGCTAAGGAAAGGCCCTGGAATTGACGATCTGGAGGTGTATGGTGGAGGAGGGCAAGAGTGGGCAAGCAGTGGACTATATATGTAGCTTTGCAGAGGCAGGTCAGAGGCAGGCAGCATTGCGGTTAAATGTAGGCAGCCGCGATTGCGCACAAGGCTGAGGCAGAGGCAGTGACAGAGCAGGGGAAGAGAAAGGGGAATCGAACGGGGAGGCAGGAAagggaaaagaaaaaaaaaaaatagaatCACAtactaaaaaaaaaaaaaaagaaaaagaaaaagaaaaaaagttctCTAAAGCCTTGGTCCAACAAATCTTAGCGTAACGTCGCGAAAGAAGGTTTTGTGGTGTTGAACGCCGACATAGCACTTGTGGTGACGGTACTCTGGcgatggctgcaaactaGCGCCTGAAAAATCCATCTAGCGCGAGGGTCAAGgcaaagcagaagaaatgaCAACGGCGAACGGTTGCAGGGAGAGGTTCCAGCGGCGGCTCGTTGATATTACGCTCGTTCTGGTTCTCAAACCAATTAGTGATTTCCGGAATATCCattttttccatttttctatccatctcttcatttATTCGTCGTACCTccattttcaacttctctttcctccTCTGCACCCCTGGCGCGGTGTGCATCCACAATAGCGAGGCAGTGACGGCGCTGACCTTAAAGGCTAGTATAAAGTCAACCATGGCATTGTCAAACCAGCGTTCCTGAAGCGGCCCGTTTAAGCCACCGAGGTGTTCCTGGCCACAAGTGGGCGTTTTTTGTGTATTTTCGCTGCCGCTCAGGCTGAGTTTGCCGGGCCAGTCAAAGTGCTAAACCTGAGTTGCAGTGGCAGAATCGAAGTGAATGTAGCGAACAAGTGAACTGGTGAACAAAATAAATATAGCGAACAGGTGAAAACGTGAACAAGTGGACAACACGAAAACGTGTCTTCTCGATCCTCTGGTAGCTGTTTTTGGGAAAAGGTGACCGTAACAGTGACTTAGTGGGTTACGTCACACGAGCTGGCGGCAGAGGCTTGTGGGTCTGCCTCGGTGGCCCCATTTGCTGGGTAGCCTGGAGCTCACAGTGGAGGCccagtttcttttcttttcgcagccacaaaCTCTCTGTGGGGAAATCCCAAGGTGACCCATATTTTCCACCTTTTCGGGGAACCCACTAGCAATCTTAGAGAAATGCCTTTGGAACCTTACTGTCGCTCAGTTCCCATttcggcttcttctttgcctgTCATTGGTCCGGTTGTGCACTGCCTGCGATTCAGCCTCCACCAATCCATCAATATGGAGGATTCTTCCACCAGAGCCATCCACGTAAAAGCGGGTATTTGGACCCACGAACGCGACGCATCAAGCGTGTTTGAGTTGACTGGAGAGATGGCTTTGAGAGGAGCCTCCTAAAAGAGCGCCTTGTGGGTGGATCGGGTGTGTTGAGGTGGAGTAGGTGGAGTCGCCGATGGTCAAAAGGGGAAGGTTGTTACGATCTATAAAAGCGACGAAGAAGGCGTGAAAATTCAGGCGTTGACTCACGTTCAGATGAACGCTTCTCGTTTGAGTATGGTGCTCAAATGAGCTCTTCTGGTGGACAGACCTTTTACAATCATGCTTCGCTAGTGCTTAGTAAAGCACTCGAAACTCACAGCCCTAGCTGTTGTGTTGATCCGTGGAAGTGTTTGGTAAGCTCCTGAGATTGAGTCGATGTCAAAAAACTCGTCAATTATGTTCAACGGTCACTACGCCTGTCAGGTCTACGCTGCTACGCAGAGGTTTCtgccaacaacaaattCGCAAACCTCgggtcttcttctcctctaTACCATCTCGAGTACCTTGTGATGCCCATATCGATGTCTGTATCAGAGTCCGCTGCTCTAGAAGCCCTGACCGTTTTCGCAGCAAGCGCAACAGAAACTACTCAGATGACTTTGCAAGTAAAGTGAAAGCACAAGGAAGAGAGCGTGCTGGACAAGAGGGACTCTAtaaattgaaaagctcattgagCATCCCATTTGAATAATCCCGCAACACTCCAGTCGATTGCTCAAACGCCTTTTTGCGTGACTTCTACAGGGTTTCTCTGAACACCTCGCAGGTTTCGACTCATTACACCCTGCGACCTTCTACAAGCTTCTACGGTGCACTTGTGAAAGGATAGCAAAAGTGTTCTTAGTAAGCAGACTGACATTTTATGGGGAGAATCACGGAATACTCTCGGAAAGTTCTCGGAAAGTTCACGGAAAGTTCCACAATGCCTACAAAGTGCGCACCTCGCTTCGAGCAACGGtgctttcgcagccattataTAACTTTCTCCAGAGTCCGCAAAATTAACAACTACATCACTCTTTTATCAATTGCCGTCCATCATGTCCGAGAAAATCATCCTTCAAAACCCCCCCTCTGACGTCATTAACTTCAATTGGAACGAGCCATCTTCCACCTTTAAGTTGGATACTCATCTGCCTTCTGAGGAGTCTCTCAACGATGGCTTCCTCTTGGTTGAAATCAAGTACCTTTCAAATGACCCTACGCAAAGAACTTGGATCCGTGGCGACCAGGATCCAAAGAGAGCTTACCATCCTCCTGTGCAGAAGGGTGCCATTGTGGAGTCGTTAGGTTTGGGTGAGGTTGTAGCCTCCAAATCGTCCAAGTTTCAGAAGGGCGATGTTGTGGTTGGTCTTTTTGGTTGGGCAAAGCAGATTGTTGTACATGAAGAGGCTGTTGCCAACAAGGTCGACACATCGTTGGGTCTTCCCTTGCCACTCTACTTGTCGTCGTTGGGTATGACTGGGTTGACAGCCTACTTTGGTTTGACCGAGGTCGGTAAGATCAAGGAGGGCCAGAAGGTGCttgtttctgctgcttcGGGTGCTACTGGTTCTATGGCCGTCCAGCTTGCCAAGCACGTGTTCAAGGCATCCAAGGTGTATGGAATTGCTGGAAGTGACGAAAAGTGCAAGTGGGTCGAGTCCATTGGTGCCGACTATTGCGCTAATTACAGAGACGGAGACTGGAAGAATcttcttaggtggtgtctgggtttctttagttttttttcttaggtggtgtctgggtttctttaggtggtgtctgggttttcttaggtggtgtctgggttttcttaggtggtgtctgggtttcttaggtggtgtctgggtttcttaggtggtgtctgggttttcttaggtggtgtctgggttttttaggtggtgtctgggttttcttaggtggtgtctgggtttcttaggtggtgtctgggtttcttaggtggtgtctgggtttcttaggtggtgtctgtTTTTctaggtggtgtctgggtttcttaggtggtgtctgggttttcttaggtggtgtctgggttttctaggtggtgtctgggttttaggtggtgtctgggttttaGGTGGTGAGCAATACGTA contains:
- a CDS encoding MDR family NADP-dependent oxidoreductase; its protein translation is MSEKIILQNPPSDVINFNWNEPSSTFKLDTHSPSEESLNDGFLLVEIKYLSNDPTQRTWIRGDQDPKRAYHPPVQKGAIVESLGLGEVVASKSSKFQKGDVVVGLFGWAKQIVVHEEAVANKVDTSLGLPLPLYLSSLGMTGLTAYFGLTEVGKIKEGQKVLVSAASGATGSMAVQLAKHVFKASKVYGIAGSDEKCKWVESIGADYCANYRDGDWKNLLRWCSGFFSFFS